Proteins encoded by one window of Streptomyces sp. LX-29:
- a CDS encoding succinic semialdehyde dehydrogenase, with protein MTDSQDSATAPVPAAASDTAPGSAPGGGNPAAAAGTRTAADVITPDLVARLTRDVVGGATTTAGRAPFTGEPLAELPESTPEDVATAFERARAAQRAWAATPVRRRAAVLLRFHDLVLRRQSEVLDLIQLETGKARLHAHEEIQAVVLSARHYGLRAAAYLRPKGHLGVMPTLTKVTELRHPRGVVGQIAPWNYPLELSVGDALPAFVAGNAVVMKPDTQTALTALWARQLLIEAGLPPAVWQIVIGEGPVVGPAVVRHADYVSFTGSTRTGREVAQGAAARLIGCSLELGGKNAMLVLRDADLDRAVDGAVRGCFSSAGQLCISIERLYVHDSVAEAFIERFVARTKAMRLGTALAYGAEMGSLVSTRQLETVGRHVEEAVAKGATVLAGGRPRPDIGPLFYEPTILDGVESPMAVCAEETFGPVVSVYRFTDEDEAVERANATPFGLNAAVWTRDGRRGRAIAARLRAGTVNVNESYAAGYGSVRAPMGGMGDSGLGRRHGSEGILKFTEPQTVAQQRALPLGPAFGLTDEKYAALMNRGLRALKALRLH; from the coding sequence ATGACGGACTCGCAGGACAGCGCAACCGCACCGGTTCCGGCCGCGGCCTCCGACACGGCCCCCGGCTCCGCCCCGGGTGGCGGCAATCCGGCCGCCGCCGCGGGCACCCGCACCGCAGCCGACGTCATCACCCCCGACCTGGTCGCCCGGCTCACCCGGGACGTCGTCGGCGGTGCCACCACCACCGCCGGCCGCGCGCCTTTCACCGGGGAGCCGCTCGCCGAGCTGCCCGAATCCACTCCCGAGGACGTCGCGACCGCCTTCGAGCGGGCCCGCGCCGCCCAGCGGGCCTGGGCCGCCACCCCGGTGCGGCGCCGCGCCGCCGTCCTGCTGCGCTTCCACGACCTGGTGCTCAGACGGCAGTCGGAGGTCCTGGACCTCATCCAGCTGGAGACCGGCAAGGCCCGGCTGCACGCCCACGAGGAGATCCAGGCCGTCGTCCTGTCCGCCCGCCACTACGGGCTCAGGGCCGCCGCGTATCTGCGGCCCAAGGGCCACCTGGGCGTCATGCCGACGCTCACCAAGGTCACCGAACTGCGCCACCCGCGCGGCGTCGTCGGCCAGATCGCGCCCTGGAACTACCCCCTGGAGCTCTCCGTCGGCGACGCGCTGCCCGCCTTCGTCGCCGGCAACGCCGTGGTGATGAAGCCCGACACGCAGACCGCGCTCACCGCCCTGTGGGCGCGTCAGCTGCTCATCGAGGCCGGACTGCCGCCCGCCGTATGGCAGATCGTCATCGGCGAGGGCCCCGTCGTCGGCCCCGCCGTGGTCCGGCACGCCGACTACGTCTCGTTCACCGGCTCCACCCGCACCGGCCGCGAGGTCGCCCAGGGCGCCGCCGCCCGGCTGATCGGCTGCTCCCTGGAGCTGGGCGGCAAGAACGCCATGCTGGTGCTGCGCGACGCCGACCTGGACCGGGCCGTCGACGGGGCCGTCCGCGGCTGCTTCTCCTCCGCCGGCCAGCTGTGCATCTCCATCGAGCGGCTGTACGTCCACGACTCGGTGGCCGAGGCGTTCATCGAGCGGTTCGTCGCCCGCACCAAGGCGATGCGGCTCGGCACGGCGCTCGCCTACGGCGCCGAGATGGGCTCGCTGGTCTCCACCCGCCAACTGGAGACCGTCGGCCGCCATGTGGAGGAGGCCGTCGCCAAGGGCGCCACCGTGCTCGCCGGCGGTCGGCCGCGCCCCGACATCGGCCCGCTCTTCTACGAGCCGACCATCCTCGACGGTGTCGAGTCCCCGATGGCGGTCTGCGCCGAGGAGACCTTCGGCCCGGTGGTCTCCGTCTACCGCTTCACCGACGAGGACGAGGCCGTCGAGCGGGCCAACGCCACCCCGTTCGGGCTCAACGCAGCCGTCTGGACCCGGGACGGCCGGCGCGGCCGCGCGATCGCCGCCCGGCTGCGCGCGGGCACCGTCAACGTCAACGAGAGCTACGCCGCCGGCTACGGCAGCGTCCGCGCGCCCATGGGCGGCATGGGCGACTCCGGCCTCGGCCGCCGCCACGGCTCCGAGGGCATCCTGAAGTTCACCGAGCCGCAGACGGTCGCCCAGCAGCGGGCGCTGCCGCTGGGGCCGGCCTTCGGGCTGACGGACGAGAAGTACGCGGCGCTGATGAACCGCGGTCTGCGAGCCCTCAAGGCGCTGCGGCTGCACTGA